A genome region from Sphingobacteriaceae bacterium GW460-11-11-14-LB5 includes the following:
- a CDS encoding AraC family transcriptional regulator — MEFQTKYITSEIKLSCYEDKLFKTEVVFDNHMLIWFISGETKIIEANKEHVFNAGDIFLIPRNQLATIINYPKDGQPHKTVVMHLSAKRLREFYANIEVKHKVQVSQQILSFSHHPLLKSCMASLIPYFDLQENFPEHIAALKINEAINILRFIDPEIDNVLSDFREPGKIDLVDFMEKNYMFNMPLEKFGYLMGRSLSTFNRDFRKAFNRAPQKWLTQKRLELAHYQLAEKHKKPVEVYLESGFEDLSHFSFAFKKEFGYAPSTLIK, encoded by the coding sequence ATGGAGTTTCAAACAAAATATATCACTTCAGAGATTAAACTCTCTTGTTATGAAGACAAGCTGTTTAAAACTGAAGTGGTTTTCGATAACCATATGCTGATCTGGTTTATCTCTGGAGAGACTAAAATTATCGAGGCCAATAAGGAACATGTATTTAATGCAGGAGATATTTTTTTGATCCCCAGAAATCAATTGGCTACCATCATCAATTATCCTAAAGACGGGCAGCCGCATAAAACGGTGGTGATGCATTTATCGGCGAAACGGTTAAGAGAATTTTACGCAAATATTGAGGTGAAGCATAAAGTACAGGTGTCGCAGCAAATACTGAGTTTTAGCCATCATCCCTTATTAAAAAGCTGCATGGCATCCTTAATTCCTTATTTTGATCTTCAGGAGAACTTTCCGGAACATATCGCTGCATTAAAAATAAATGAAGCCATTAATATTCTGCGTTTTATTGATCCTGAAATCGATAATGTGCTTTCTGATTTTCGGGAGCCCGGAAAAATTGATCTGGTCGATTTTATGGAAAAAAACTACATGTTCAATATGCCGCTTGAGAAATTTGGATACCTTATGGGCCGCAGTTTATCTACTTTTAACCGCGATTTTAGAAAAGCATTTAACCGCGCCCCACAAAAATGGCTTACCCAAAAAAGACTGGAGCTGGCCCATTATCAACTTGCAGAAAAGCATAAAAAACCTGTAGAAGTATACCTCGAATCGGGTTTTGAAGATTTGTCGCATTTCTCTTTCGCCTTTAAAAAAGAATTTGGATATGCGCCTTCTACATTAATAAAATAA
- a CDS encoding AraC family transcriptional regulator, with the protein MKHITILVPDGPNNLSSIVGSYKILSRANAYWQESGKTQLFKIELAGISKEVDFYDGLFSVKPHRHISSITKTDLVIIPSLNHNYQQAMEGNQELIGWIAAQYKNGAEIASVCTGAYLLASTGLLDGKTCSTHWIVADHFSKMFPKINLQTDKLITDENGIYTNGGAYSFLNLILYLVEKYFDRQTAIFCSKVFQIEMDRQSQSTFIIFKGQKLHGDEMVKEAQCYIENHLQQKISIEDLSTKFAVGRRNFDRRFIKATGNTPIEYLQRAKIESAKKALETSRKTVNEVMYEVGYTDVKAFREVFRKITGISPLEYRNRYNKEMII; encoded by the coding sequence ATGAAACACATTACCATTCTTGTACCCGACGGGCCAAACAACTTAAGCAGTATTGTTGGTTCGTACAAAATACTGAGCAGGGCTAATGCCTATTGGCAGGAAAGCGGCAAAACTCAGTTATTCAAAATTGAGCTGGCAGGTATTTCAAAAGAAGTCGATTTTTATGATGGTTTGTTTTCGGTGAAACCACACAGGCATATTTCATCTATCACCAAAACCGACCTGGTGATTATTCCCTCTTTAAACCACAACTACCAACAGGCAATGGAAGGGAACCAGGAACTGATTGGGTGGATTGCCGCGCAGTATAAAAACGGTGCCGAAATAGCGAGTGTTTGCACTGGCGCGTACTTATTGGCATCAACTGGTTTACTAGATGGCAAAACCTGTTCTACACACTGGATTGTGGCTGATCATTTCAGCAAAATGTTCCCTAAGATAAATTTACAGACCGATAAACTGATTACCGATGAAAATGGCATTTACACCAACGGGGGTGCCTATTCTTTTTTAAATCTAATCTTATACCTGGTAGAAAAATACTTCGACCGGCAAACGGCCATTTTTTGTTCAAAGGTTTTTCAAATTGAAATGGACAGGCAAAGTCAATCTACCTTTATTATTTTTAAGGGACAAAAGTTGCATGGCGATGAAATGGTAAAAGAAGCACAATGTTATATCGAAAACCACCTGCAGCAAAAAATATCTATAGAGGATTTATCGACAAAATTTGCGGTAGGCAGGAGAAATTTTGACAGAAGATTCATCAAAGCAACCGGAAATACGCCCATAGAATATTTACAACGCGCTAAAATAGAATCAGCTAAAAAAGCACTGGAAACAAGCAGAAAAACGGTTAACGAAGTGATGTATGAGGTTGGTTATACAGATGTAAAGGCTTTTAGAGAGGTATTTCGGAAAATTACAGGCATATCTCCGCTGGAATATAGAAACCGGTACAATAAGGAAATGATCATATAA
- a CDS encoding ATPase, protein MENQDFTATILVDQSPNEVFNAITNIKGWWSEAIEGDTHIINAESVYHYRDIHYCKMKLVELVPDQKVVWLILDNYFKFTADKSEWIGTKLVFDITKKGEQTLLTFTHEGLVPQYECYEICREAWTNYIKESLYKLITTGKGQPNPKEDDGFNTELAKKWKIEA, encoded by the coding sequence ATGGAAAATCAAGATTTTACAGCCACCATTTTGGTCGATCAAAGTCCGAATGAAGTTTTTAACGCAATCACCAACATTAAAGGATGGTGGTCGGAAGCCATTGAAGGAGATACCCATATCATTAACGCCGAATCTGTTTATCATTACAGGGATATTCACTATTGTAAAATGAAGCTGGTAGAACTGGTTCCAGATCAAAAAGTAGTTTGGTTGATATTGGACAACTATTTTAAGTTTACGGCCGATAAAAGCGAGTGGATTGGTACAAAACTGGTTTTTGATATTACTAAAAAGGGAGAACAAACCCTTTTAACTTTTACACACGAGGGATTGGTACCTCAGTACGAATGTTATGAAATTTGCAGGGAGGCCTGGACTAACTATATTAAAGAAAGTTTGTATAAACTAATTACCACCGGAAAGGGGCAGCCAAACCCTAAAGAAGATGATGGTTTTAATACCGAGCTGGCAAAAAAATGGAAAATTGAAGCCTGA
- a CDS encoding sulfatase has protein sequence MSIKEKTNKLLEHRFGPVFLVTILLSAISLITRLSLLIYSAANVDWSIINLLKILVIGLFYDLAAASFAVIPLVIYLWLLPSKWYTSKFNKVLLFIYFFFAVFTLIFNAISEWFFWEEFSVRYNFIAVDYLVYTTEVIGNIRQSYPINIIMVGLVIITILILYFLRKFITASTINKTSFGKRTKIALVLLCLPVLTYFGVSHKWKYHSKNQYVNELSGNGMYDFGFAFWNNQLDYNTFYKTLPIKNAETILSRLLQQDSAAKGEFKYTSRTINNPGTENKMNVVLISVESLSAEFLGTFGNTQHITPQLDSLAKEGLSFSNLYASGTRTVRGLEALSLCIPPTPGQSIVKRPDNQNLFTLGSIFRSKGYNARFIYGGYGYFDNMNEFFSNNGYEVTDRSALQDSEIHYSNIWGVADEDLFMLSLRELDKDYKNKKPFFAQIMTVSNHRPYTYPEGRIDIPSHSGREGAVKYTDYAIGKFIREAKQKPWFSNTLFVIVADHCASSAGKVELPVDKYHIPMIFYSPGHIKPGKFDKLTAQIDIGPSILGYLNFSYDSKFFGQDVFKMKAGDERAFISTYQSLGYLKNNKLVILNPNKKATTYKPDFTTGGAVAIPADEKLTHEAIANYQMASYLYQNGLYGFESKKKP, from the coding sequence ATGAGCATTAAAGAAAAAACAAATAAATTACTCGAGCATAGATTCGGACCAGTTTTTTTAGTTACAATACTATTATCTGCCATATCTCTAATTACTAGGCTCTCTTTATTAATTTATAGTGCAGCTAATGTTGATTGGTCAATAATAAACCTCCTTAAAATCCTGGTTATTGGTCTGTTTTACGATCTTGCGGCAGCATCTTTTGCGGTAATTCCGCTTGTAATTTACCTATGGCTGCTCCCTTCTAAATGGTACACCAGCAAATTCAACAAGGTATTATTGTTCATTTATTTTTTCTTTGCTGTTTTCACACTAATTTTCAATGCCATTTCAGAATGGTTTTTCTGGGAAGAATTTTCAGTCCGCTATAACTTTATAGCAGTCGATTACCTGGTATATACTACAGAGGTTATTGGAAATATCCGCCAATCGTACCCGATCAATATTATTATGGTAGGTCTGGTTATCATCACCATATTAATTCTTTACTTCTTAAGAAAGTTCATCACCGCATCTACTATCAATAAAACCAGCTTTGGCAAGCGCACCAAAATTGCCCTGGTACTTTTATGCCTGCCTGTGCTTACTTATTTTGGTGTAAGCCATAAATGGAAATACCACAGCAAAAATCAATATGTAAACGAGCTTTCGGGCAATGGCATGTATGATTTTGGATTTGCCTTCTGGAACAATCAACTGGATTATAATACTTTTTACAAAACACTCCCGATCAAAAATGCAGAAACCATTCTGAGTCGTTTACTGCAACAAGATTCTGCTGCAAAGGGGGAATTTAAATATACCTCCAGAACTATTAATAATCCGGGTACCGAAAATAAGATGAATGTGGTACTGATCAGTGTAGAAAGTTTAAGTGCTGAGTTTCTGGGTACTTTTGGCAATACACAACACATCACGCCACAGCTTGATTCGCTGGCAAAAGAAGGTTTGTCATTCAGCAATTTATATGCTTCGGGAACACGTACAGTGCGTGGTTTGGAAGCATTATCGCTCTGCATCCCGCCTACCCCTGGCCAATCGATCGTAAAACGCCCAGATAATCAAAATCTCTTCACCTTAGGCAGCATCTTCCGTTCAAAAGGTTATAACGCCAGATTTATTTATGGTGGTTATGGGTATTTTGATAATATGAACGAATTCTTTTCGAATAATGGTTATGAGGTTACCGACAGAAGTGCATTACAGGACTCAGAAATCCATTATTCGAATATCTGGGGTGTTGCCGATGAAGATTTATTTATGCTTTCGTTACGCGAACTGGATAAAGATTATAAAAACAAGAAACCCTTCTTTGCACAGATTATGACAGTTTCTAACCACCGTCCCTATACTTATCCTGAAGGGCGGATTGATATTCCATCGCACAGCGGTAGAGAAGGCGCAGTTAAATACACCGATTACGCCATTGGCAAATTTATACGCGAAGCAAAGCAAAAACCCTGGTTTTCGAATACTTTATTTGTAATTGTAGCCGATCATTGTGCATCAAGTGCGGGTAAAGTAGAGTTACCGGTAGATAAATACCATATCCCCATGATTTTTTACAGTCCGGGGCACATTAAACCAGGTAAATTCGATAAACTAACTGCACAGATTGATATCGGTCCAAGCATTTTGGGTTATTTGAATTTCAGTTACGACAGTAAGTTTTTCGGTCAGGATGTATTTAAGATGAAAGCCGGCGATGAAAGGGCTTTTATTAGCACCTACCAGAGTTTGGGTTACCTTAAAAACAATAAACTGGTTATTCTCAATCCAAATAAAAAAGCAACTACATACAAGCCCGATTTCACTACGGGAGGTGCGGTGGCTATACCTGCAGATGAGAAATTGACTCATGAGGCCATCGCTAATTACCAAATGGCATCATACCTCTACCAAAACGGCTTGTACGGCTTTGAGTCTAAAAAGAAACCCTAA
- a CDS encoding TonB-dependent receptor, which translates to MRNYKYLPLLFFIFSCVCHISVNAQQIRITVSGQIKEAKNKNTLPYANIVFKKPNDEKFILGTIGDDEGRFSIKDIPSGNYALQISMMGYQTLKKEISIGTLSPFLDLGIFELTEDAQTLQTINIQGSPNEGLGNKLDKKTYDLAKNTSQLGGSVLQAMQNLPGITIQDGKVQLRGNDKIAVLIDGKQNAITGFGSQTGLDNIPASAIERIEIINNPSSKYDANGNAGIINIIYKKTSQEGFNGKLGMSTGFGALWLRKKNLPTISAQYQFTPKLNPSLSLNYRKNKLNTFLQADYLYTQTLNKNEFSQRIYDNGIVLNQQVKRNRTTTFSTVKSGVDYNPNAHDSFTLSGFFNREKIGDLGDIPYFNNDFTVRNRLWQFVEDEVKYTATGSALYQHKFAQPGHTLSAGFNYTWHREDEKYFFTNIMPAFTGMDAFKLLSDEHVSDFNLDYVRPLKNGRIEGGLKYRYRLIPTDMQFYPGLNSPIDVNAGGWADYRENIPAVYGNYVYENNKIELEAGLRMEYVKVDYQVNPTHNTYKSNGYEYFRPFPNLRFAYKIDEKNKISAFYNQRVDRPNEVDIRIFPKYDEPELLKVGNPTLRPQFTHAIELGYKNNWNEGYFYAAAFHKIVNGTITRIATIVPGNSIIYNIFQNAGKSFSSGVELLLQQKLASWISFNLSATIYQNKIDAFTVTNQYPVPTVYSMPEQSIVSGNAKFNGQFKLPGKTDIQLAMVYLAPDIIPQGKIDARFSTDLGIKKQIQKGKGEIFLNGTDILNTLKIKKEINGNGFRLNSTDYYETQVFRLGYSYKF; encoded by the coding sequence ATGAGAAACTACAAATATTTACCACTACTTTTTTTCATTTTTAGCTGCGTGTGCCATATCAGTGTTAACGCGCAGCAAATTCGCATAACGGTTTCAGGACAAATTAAAGAAGCGAAAAACAAAAACACACTTCCATATGCCAATATCGTTTTTAAAAAGCCCAATGATGAAAAATTTATTTTAGGTACCATTGGCGATGATGAGGGCCGGTTTTCAATTAAAGATATTCCATCAGGCAACTATGCCCTGCAAATCAGCATGATGGGTTATCAAACCTTAAAAAAAGAGATCAGCATTGGCACACTTAGTCCGTTTCTCGATCTCGGGATTTTTGAACTGACAGAAGATGCACAAACACTTCAAACCATTAACATTCAAGGCTCGCCAAACGAAGGTCTGGGTAATAAACTAGATAAAAAAACTTACGATCTTGCCAAAAATACCAGTCAGCTGGGAGGATCGGTACTGCAGGCCATGCAAAACCTTCCTGGCATAACCATACAGGACGGGAAAGTACAATTACGGGGGAATGATAAAATTGCAGTACTGATTGATGGAAAGCAAAATGCCATTACAGGTTTCGGCAGTCAAACCGGGTTGGATAATATTCCGGCATCGGCCATTGAGCGCATAGAGATCATCAATAATCCTTCATCAAAATACGATGCCAATGGCAATGCAGGTATCATCAATATTATTTACAAGAAAACCAGCCAGGAAGGATTTAATGGCAAATTAGGTATGAGTACTGGTTTCGGTGCGCTCTGGCTACGTAAAAAAAACCTTCCTACGATAAGCGCCCAATATCAGTTTACACCAAAACTCAATCCCTCCTTATCTCTAAATTACCGAAAAAACAAATTAAACACCTTTTTACAGGCCGATTATCTGTATACGCAAACCTTAAATAAAAACGAATTTTCACAAAGAATATATGATAATGGTATCGTTCTTAATCAACAGGTTAAACGCAACCGGACAACGACCTTTTCTACAGTGAAAAGTGGTGTCGATTACAATCCTAATGCGCATGACAGCTTTACTTTATCAGGCTTTTTTAATCGTGAAAAAATAGGCGATCTTGGCGATATCCCTTATTTCAATAATGATTTTACAGTTAGAAACCGTTTGTGGCAGTTTGTAGAAGACGAGGTAAAATATACTGCTACAGGCTCGGCGTTATATCAGCATAAATTTGCACAGCCTGGTCATACCCTAAGTGCCGGCTTTAATTACACCTGGCATAGAGAAGATGAAAAATATTTCTTTACTAATATTATGCCTGCTTTTACAGGAATGGACGCCTTTAAACTCTTATCTGATGAACATGTTTCAGATTTCAACCTGGATTATGTACGTCCGCTAAAAAACGGAAGAATAGAGGGTGGTTTAAAATATCGCTATCGGCTTATTCCGACGGATATGCAGTTTTATCCGGGTTTAAACTCTCCTATCGATGTAAATGCAGGTGGCTGGGCTGATTACCGCGAAAATATTCCCGCAGTATATGGCAACTATGTTTATGAGAATAATAAAATCGAACTGGAGGCTGGTTTGAGAATGGAATATGTAAAGGTGGATTACCAGGTAAACCCAACCCATAATACCTATAAGAGCAATGGTTATGAATATTTCAGGCCTTTCCCTAACCTTCGGTTTGCTTATAAAATAGACGAAAAGAACAAAATAAGTGCTTTTTATAACCAAAGGGTAGATCGGCCAAATGAGGTAGACATTCGGATATTTCCTAAATATGATGAGCCTGAACTATTAAAAGTAGGCAATCCTACTCTTCGCCCCCAATTTACCCATGCCATAGAATTAGGTTATAAAAACAATTGGAATGAAGGTTATTTCTATGCAGCAGCTTTTCATAAAATAGTTAATGGCACTATAACACGCATAGCTACCATTGTTCCTGGTAACAGCATCATATATAATATTTTTCAAAATGCCGGTAAAAGTTTTAGTAGTGGAGTCGAACTACTGTTACAACAAAAACTTGCATCATGGATTTCGTTTAACCTAAGTGCTACGATATATCAAAACAAAATCGATGCTTTTACCGTAACCAATCAATACCCCGTTCCAACAGTATACAGCATGCCAGAGCAGTCTATTGTATCAGGCAATGCCAAATTTAACGGACAGTTCAAATTACCTGGAAAAACAGACATTCAACTGGCCATGGTTTACCTGGCTCCTGATATTATTCCACAAGGGAAAATTGATGCCCGGTTTTCTACCGATCTGGGTATCAAAAAACAGATCCAGAAAGGAAAGGGTGAGATTTTCTTAAATGGAACTGATATTTTGAATACATTAAAAATCAAAAAAGAAATAAATGGAAACGGTTTCAGGCTTAATAGTACTGATTATTATGAAACACAGGTTTTTAGGTTAGGTTACAGTTATAAATTTTAA